TGCCCAACACCACATTGAAGGTTTCGCTGGGCTCACTGACGCCATCGCCGTTGACGGTGACGGTGATCAGTTGCAGCGTCTCGCCTGCCACAAAGGTGAGGGAGCCACTGGTCGAGTCATAGTCATTGCCGCCAACGGCTGGATCACCGAGGGCACTGGCGCTGCCATCGGTGGTGTTGTAGTCAACAGAAATGTCCGTTTGGCTAGGATTGCTCA
This genomic window from Leptolyngbya sp. CCY15150 contains:
- a CDS encoding Calx-beta domain-containing protein; amino-acid sequence: SNPSQTDISVDYNTTDGSASALGDPAVGGNDYDSTSGSLTFVAGETLQLITVTVNGDGVSEPSETFNVVLG